One region of Halohasta litchfieldiae genomic DNA includes:
- a CDS encoding CheF family chemotaxis protein gives MSETAVADFVGRFHTADVESAEPVTGRILLSHKRLVLATGDFKTTIPLSNVIDINLGTVPPALAEFFSDTVTIAYADGDSKRTAIIEGKGENVERFKTVFFKVLLSGQTVIVKHPAKRGGRVTDAGDRKMKLKLSEGTLRLDGNGGDFEIDLGSVTSFGREKRNLGGKTRPALTVDHASGGTTLSTIITLPNNRKLNLLGRFLKLEYSELMEELEDLTFTEEQIEALVTLYSAGGRAKLQDLLTGDVNETQVILDQLRDKELIEDIETGMKLTAKGQAVVSDHIEDVNM, from the coding sequence ATGAGCGAGACAGCGGTAGCGGATTTCGTCGGCCGGTTCCACACTGCGGACGTGGAGTCGGCCGAGCCCGTTACTGGACGCATCCTGTTGAGCCACAAACGGCTCGTGCTTGCGACGGGCGATTTTAAAACCACGATCCCACTGTCGAACGTTATCGACATCAACCTCGGCACGGTCCCGCCAGCGCTCGCAGAGTTTTTCAGCGACACCGTCACCATTGCCTACGCCGACGGCGACAGCAAGCGAACCGCGATCATCGAAGGCAAAGGCGAGAACGTCGAGCGGTTCAAAACGGTATTTTTCAAGGTCCTGCTCAGCGGCCAGACCGTGATCGTCAAACATCCGGCAAAACGCGGTGGCCGCGTGACTGACGCCGGGGATCGAAAGATGAAGCTCAAGCTCAGCGAGGGCACCCTCCGGCTGGACGGCAACGGCGGCGATTTCGAGATCGATCTGGGCTCGGTGACCAGCTTCGGCCGCGAAAAGCGCAACTTGGGCGGGAAAACGCGTCCTGCACTGACAGTCGACCACGCCTCCGGGGGAACGACACTGTCGACGATCATTACGCTCCCCAACAATCGGAAGCTGAACCTCTTGGGTCGGTTCCTCAAGCTCGAATACAGCGAGCTGATGGAGGAGCTGGAAGATCTCACCTTTACCGAAGAACAGATCGAGGCGCTGGTCACGCTGTACAGTGCTGGCGGGCGGGCCAAACTGCAAGACCTCCTCACGGGCGATGTCAACGAGACACAGGTCATCCTCGATCAGCTGCGCGATAAAGAGCTGATCGAGGATATCGAAACTGGCATGAAACTCACTGCGAAAGGCCAAGCGGTCGTCTCCGATCACATCGAAGACGTCAATATGTAG
- a CDS encoding hemolysin family protein produces the protein MALTVTLLGIAAIVLLTGISAFFSSSELAVFSVAKHRIDSLVASETPGSEALAALRENPHRFLVTALVSNNVANIAAASVATAVLIQYMSSGQAATGSTIVTSFFVIVFGEIAPKSYAVANAERHALRVARPVQLIQRLLRPILYVFEVATAAVNRFTGGESGIESYLSREEIETIVLSGEQTGVLATGEGAMIRSVLDLEQTVVRAVMVPRTAIVAVPSTASLETTIETCWQKGVSRLPVFGETRDDIQGVVDLQSLLRARAEGRSLSESMTEPRFVPSTKPVDELLTEMQVEGHRMVVVVDEFGTVVGLATLEDVVEEVVGEIFSHDETDPVRVVDSDTAVVNGWATVAYTNDSLGIELPTEGAFETVAGLVTHHKGRLPQEDDRVELGNVVITVVDATETRVRRVRLDWTEPHIDSVGEAAATTTPKDTDAT, from the coding sequence ATGGCCCTTACTGTCACGCTTCTTGGCATCGCCGCCATCGTGCTGTTGACCGGTATCAGTGCGTTCTTTTCGAGCAGCGAACTCGCGGTCTTTTCGGTCGCCAAACACCGCATTGACAGTCTCGTTGCGTCGGAGACGCCCGGTAGTGAGGCACTTGCGGCGCTTCGGGAGAACCCCCACCGGTTCCTTGTGACCGCACTCGTCAGCAACAACGTCGCCAATATCGCTGCTGCAAGCGTTGCGACCGCCGTCTTGATCCAGTACATGTCCTCGGGACAGGCAGCCACTGGGTCGACTATCGTCACGAGCTTTTTCGTAATCGTCTTCGGTGAGATTGCCCCGAAATCCTACGCCGTCGCCAACGCCGAACGCCACGCACTCCGTGTTGCCAGACCAGTCCAGCTCATCCAGCGGCTTCTTCGACCGATCCTCTACGTGTTCGAAGTCGCAACCGCTGCAGTCAACCGATTTACCGGCGGTGAGTCCGGGATCGAATCCTATCTGTCACGGGAGGAGATCGAGACGATCGTCCTCAGCGGTGAACAGACGGGTGTGCTTGCTACCGGTGAGGGGGCGATGATCCGAAGCGTTCTCGATCTCGAACAGACAGTCGTCCGTGCAGTAATGGTTCCCCGGACGGCTATCGTCGCCGTCCCGTCGACGGCCAGCCTCGAGACGACAATCGAGACCTGCTGGCAGAAGGGTGTCTCTCGGCTCCCGGTGTTCGGTGAGACACGGGACGACATTCAGGGCGTTGTCGACCTCCAGTCACTCCTTCGAGCCCGAGCGGAGGGACGGTCGCTCTCGGAGAGTATGACAGAGCCACGGTTCGTCCCCAGCACGAAACCGGTCGACGAACTGCTGACCGAGATGCAGGTCGAGGGCCACCGGATGGTCGTTGTCGTCGACGAGTTCGGCACAGTTGTCGGCCTCGCAACGCTCGAAGACGTCGTCGAGGAGGTCGTCGGCGAGATCTTCAGTCACGATGAAACCGATCCGGTTCGTGTTGTCGACAGCGATACGGCTGTGGTCAACGGCTGGGCAACTGTCGCCTACACCAACGACTCGCTTGGCATCGAACTCCCAACCGAGGGTGCCTTCGAGACCGTGGCCGGACTCGTGACTCACCATAAGGGTCGACTCCCGCAGGAAGACGACCGTGTCGAACTCGGCAACGTCGTCATCACCGTGGTGGATGCCACCGAAACACGCGTCCGGCGGGTTCGGCTCGACTGGACCGAACCACACATAGATTCAGTCGGCGAAGCCGCAGCGACGACCACTCCCAAGGACACCGACGCGACCTGA
- the radA gene encoding DNA repair and recombination protein RadA → MVAQSDIEGLPGVGPATADKLSDAGYDTYNGLAVSSPRELSDAVDVGQGTASDIIAAAREAADVGGFESGSTVLDRRNEIGKLSTGVPAVDELLGGGVETQSMTEIYGGFGVGKSQFSHQLAVNVQLDQEHGGLAGRAIVVDTEDAFRPERIDDMVRGLDPEILEAERERRGIEGSIDDEETMAALVTDFLKYIHVARAFNSDHQMLLAKTAADMAAEYADDDRPVRLVVYDSLTAHFRAEFVGRGELAQRQQKLNRHIHDLLRIGSLHNVSILVMNQVQSNPDSYFGDPTKPVGGNILGHASTIRVYLKNSKATKRVFRLVDAPNLADGEAILRVEDGGLKPE, encoded by the coding sequence ATGGTCGCACAATCTGATATCGAAGGGCTTCCGGGCGTCGGTCCGGCGACTGCTGACAAACTCTCTGATGCGGGCTACGATACATACAATGGGCTGGCTGTGTCGAGTCCCCGCGAGCTATCCGACGCCGTCGACGTCGGGCAGGGAACGGCCTCCGACATCATCGCCGCGGCCCGCGAGGCCGCCGATGTCGGTGGGTTCGAAAGCGGCTCGACTGTTCTCGACCGCCGCAACGAGATCGGCAAACTCTCGACCGGTGTTCCGGCAGTCGACGAGCTGCTCGGCGGCGGCGTCGAAACCCAGTCGATGACCGAGATCTACGGCGGGTTCGGTGTCGGCAAATCCCAGTTTAGCCACCAGCTAGCGGTCAACGTCCAACTCGATCAAGAACACGGCGGGCTTGCGGGGCGAGCGATTGTGGTCGACACCGAGGACGCCTTCCGGCCCGAGCGGATCGACGACATGGTTCGCGGACTCGATCCGGAGATTCTGGAGGCCGAACGCGAACGCCGCGGGATCGAGGGGAGCATCGACGACGAGGAGACGATGGCGGCACTCGTCACCGACTTCCTGAAGTATATCCACGTCGCTCGCGCGTTCAACTCCGACCACCAAATGCTGTTGGCGAAAACTGCGGCCGATATGGCCGCTGAGTACGCTGACGACGACCGCCCGGTGCGACTGGTCGTCTACGACTCGCTGACTGCCCACTTCCGCGCCGAGTTCGTCGGACGGGGGGAACTCGCTCAGCGACAGCAGAAACTCAACCGGCATATTCACGACCTCCTGCGCATTGGCAGCCTCCACAACGTTTCCATCCTCGTGATGAATCAGGTCCAGAGTAACCCCGACTCCTACTTCGGCGATCCGACCAAGCCGGTCGGTGGCAACATCCTCGGCCACGCCTCGACGATCCGGGTGTATCTCAAAAACTCGAAAGCCACGAAACGTGTGTTCCGGCTTGTCGACGCACCGAATCTCGCCGACGGTGAGGCGATCTTGCGCGTCGAAGACGGCGGCCTGAAACCCGAGTAG
- a CDS encoding aminotransferase class V-fold PLP-dependent enzyme, whose translation MSTQDTYPIDVERIREDFPILDRKVGGDVSTAGEGSEDTEPLVYLDNGATSQTPKQVVDSIVDYYYGYNANVHRGIHQLSQEASVAYEEAHDRVAEFINANGREEIVFTKNTTEAMNLVAYAWGLAELGPGDSVVTTQMEHHASLVTWQQICKRTGAEIRFIEVDEEGRLDMDHAAELIDDSTEMVSLVHVSNTLGTVNPVAEITEMAHEVGAYSFVDGAQAVPTRPVDVEAIDADFYAFSGHKMLGPTGIGVLYGKEEILESMQPYLYGGDMIRKVTYEESTWEDLPWKFEAGTPSIAQAIALHAAIDYLEEIGMENVQAHEEMLAEYAYDRLTEYDDVTIYGPPGDDRGGLVAFNVDGVHAHDLSSILNDYAVAIRAGDHCTQPLHDTLGTAASARASFYIYNTREEIDKLVDAVDSARELFA comes from the coding sequence ATGAGTACGCAGGATACGTATCCAATCGATGTCGAGCGGATTCGGGAGGATTTCCCCATCCTCGACCGAAAGGTCGGCGGTGATGTCTCCACCGCTGGAGAAGGTAGCGAGGACACCGAGCCGCTGGTCTACCTCGACAACGGCGCGACGAGCCAGACACCGAAACAGGTCGTCGACAGCATTGTCGACTACTACTACGGCTACAACGCCAACGTCCATCGTGGCATTCACCAACTGAGTCAGGAGGCGTCGGTCGCCTACGAGGAGGCCCACGACCGTGTCGCGGAGTTCATCAACGCAAACGGCCGCGAAGAGATCGTCTTCACCAAAAACACGACCGAGGCGATGAACCTCGTCGCCTACGCGTGGGGGCTGGCCGAACTCGGACCCGGAGACTCAGTGGTCACCACCCAAATGGAACACCACGCCTCGTTGGTGACGTGGCAACAGATCTGCAAACGCACCGGCGCGGAAATCCGGTTTATCGAAGTCGACGAGGAAGGTAGACTCGATATGGATCACGCCGCCGAGTTGATCGACGACTCGACGGAGATGGTCTCGCTGGTCCACGTCTCGAATACGCTCGGCACCGTAAATCCAGTCGCCGAGATTACCGAGATGGCCCACGAAGTTGGTGCCTACTCCTTCGTCGACGGGGCCCAAGCAGTGCCGACGAGGCCGGTCGACGTCGAAGCCATCGACGCGGACTTCTATGCCTTTTCGGGCCACAAGATGCTCGGCCCAACCGGGATCGGCGTGCTGTACGGAAAAGAAGAGATTCTCGAATCGATGCAGCCGTATCTCTATGGAGGAGATATGATTCGGAAGGTCACCTACGAGGAGTCGACGTGGGAGGACCTCCCGTGGAAGTTTGAGGCCGGAACGCCGAGTATCGCCCAAGCGATTGCCCTGCATGCGGCCATCGACTACCTTGAGGAGATCGGGATGGAAAACGTTCAGGCCCACGAAGAAATGCTCGCGGAGTACGCCTACGACCGGCTCACCGAGTACGACGACGTGACGATTTACGGTCCGCCGGGCGACGACCGCGGTGGACTGGTCGCGTTCAACGTCGACGGCGTTCACGCCCACGACCTCTCAAGTATTCTGAACGACTACGCGGTGGCGATCCGGGCCGGTGACCACTGTACCCAGCCGCTTCACGACACCCTCGGCACCGCGGCGTCGGCGCGGGCCTCCTTCTACATCTACAACACCCGCGAAGAGATCGACAAACTCGTCGACGCGGTCGACAGCGCCCGCGAACTGTTCGCCTAA
- a CDS encoding universal stress protein encodes MVSHILVPMDDSEMAETALQFALETFPDAEITVLHVAGSPTSYMGGAMSLAISDDIDDAVAERAEPVLTRARELAAEAGCKIETEVDLGMPAKTIIEHASEYDQVIIGSHSSSSTLAERLLLGNVAETVAHESPVPVTIVH; translated from the coding sequence ATGGTCTCACACATACTCGTTCCGATGGACGATTCGGAGATGGCTGAAACAGCCCTCCAGTTCGCCCTCGAAACGTTTCCCGACGCCGAGATTACCGTGCTCCACGTCGCCGGAAGCCCGACGTCGTACATGGGTGGGGCAATGAGCCTCGCGATATCGGACGATATCGACGACGCCGTCGCCGAGCGAGCCGAACCGGTCCTCACGCGGGCCCGCGAACTCGCCGCCGAGGCAGGCTGTAAAATCGAAACCGAGGTCGATCTCGGGATGCCCGCAAAGACGATTATCGAGCATGCCAGCGAGTACGATCAGGTCATTATCGGGAGCCACAGCAGCAGCAGCACCCTTGCCGAGCGGCTGCTGTTGGGCAACGTGGCCGAAACCGTCGCCCACGAGTCGCCGGTGCCGGTGACTATCGTCCACTGA
- a CDS encoding sensor histidine kinase, protein MKIKYRFLLVFVLVTVVSAGVLVGAFESYRSDIRTDVSETTEQNAETAVAMLDSRLADQQRSVELAATNPLLRDHGDPQQQATLSAFVEESTFSGASVVDREGRMVSIAGVDNESRDAVLGEDFTDRRYVQRALAGESYISDPFLADTGNHIIVISTPIRNNSGAVIGGLTAAYDLTDTDLFRPLGTSGNETGVTVSSNGTILYSTAGGFAESATATRSLSTTNWVVTSHYDAAAIRGDLRRLGGIHLLVSVLLIGTITGFGIWIYQSEIRHTERLHDRIENLEARTYDDDIKFSGATEWQGIGSALDRLSTTLARREQMLLVLNRFLRHNLRNELNVVVGYAADIKREAETLAERRRAETIEANISSVLSTADRVRLTEQLIDPTAVEDQSVDLVALLTERIDQVTADSPELTVTLDTPERVSVQGGETLSFAIGELLENVASHSGTDPVARISLTTTTDSATLRIADDGPGIHPDEAAVITGSKEITPLQHSSGLGLWLVNWIIRRHDGSLRIPDTDAGTTIEITLPRTRAGNSTTT, encoded by the coding sequence ATGAAGATCAAATATCGGTTTCTGCTGGTGTTTGTTCTGGTGACGGTGGTTTCTGCTGGCGTTCTGGTGGGTGCCTTCGAGAGCTATCGGAGCGATATTCGGACGGACGTCAGCGAGACCACCGAGCAGAACGCCGAGACGGCCGTGGCGATGCTCGACAGCCGACTCGCCGACCAACAGCGGAGCGTCGAACTCGCCGCCACCAACCCCTTACTCAGGGATCACGGCGACCCACAGCAGCAAGCAACGCTGTCGGCGTTCGTCGAGGAGTCGACGTTCAGTGGGGCCTCTGTCGTCGACCGCGAGGGACGAATGGTTTCGATTGCGGGCGTCGACAACGAGAGCCGCGATGCGGTTCTCGGTGAGGATTTCACTGATCGCCGCTACGTCCAGCGTGCGTTGGCCGGCGAAAGCTACATTAGTGATCCGTTTCTGGCTGACACCGGCAACCACATCATCGTCATCAGTACGCCGATCCGCAACAACAGCGGCGCGGTTATCGGCGGGCTTACTGCGGCCTACGACCTCACCGATACGGACCTCTTTAGGCCGCTTGGGACGAGCGGCAACGAGACCGGTGTCACCGTCTCCAGCAACGGGACGATCCTGTATTCGACCGCCGGTGGCTTCGCCGAGAGTGCGACCGCAACCCGATCACTGTCGACGACTAACTGGGTCGTAACTAGTCACTACGACGCGGCAGCAATCAGGGGGGACCTCCGTCGGTTGGGTGGGATTCATCTGCTTGTGTCGGTGCTTCTCATCGGAACGATCACCGGGTTCGGCATCTGGATCTACCAGTCGGAGATCAGGCATACAGAGCGACTCCACGACCGGATCGAGAACCTCGAAGCCCGCACCTACGACGATGACATCAAGTTCAGCGGCGCGACCGAGTGGCAGGGGATCGGCAGCGCGCTCGACCGCCTCTCGACGACATTGGCTCGCCGCGAGCAGATGTTGCTCGTCCTCAACCGGTTTCTCAGACACAACCTTCGCAACGAACTCAACGTCGTGGTCGGCTACGCTGCCGACATCAAACGCGAGGCAGAGACGCTCGCGGAGCGTCGACGCGCCGAGACGATAGAAGCCAACATTTCGAGCGTGCTGTCGACGGCCGACCGGGTCCGACTCACTGAGCAACTGATCGATCCGACCGCCGTCGAGGATCAGTCAGTCGACCTCGTGGCACTGCTGACCGAACGGATCGACCAGGTGACTGCGGACTCCCCCGAGCTAACGGTGACGCTTGATACGCCGGAACGAGTAAGCGTTCAGGGTGGCGAGACGCTCTCGTTTGCCATCGGGGAGCTACTCGAAAACGTCGCCTCACACAGCGGCACCGATCCCGTCGCACGAATCTCGCTCACGACGACCACCGACAGCGCCACGCTTCGCATCGCCGACGACGGGCCGGGCATTCACCCCGACGAGGCCGCGGTCATAACCGGCTCGAAGGAGATTACCCCGCTCCAACACAGTAGTGGACTCGGTCTCTGGCTGGTCAACTGGATCATCCGTCGACACGATGGCTCACTCCGCATCCCGGACACTGATGCTGGCACTACAATTGAGATTACACTGCCGAGAACACGAGCTGGGAACTCCACAACGACATAG
- the fer gene encoding ferredoxin Fer has translation MPTVTYLNYEVLDDEGWEIDDDDLFANAEDAGLDDEDFGSLDVNEGEYILEAAEAQGFDWPFSCRAGACANCAAIVKEGEIDMDMQQILSDEEVDDKNVRLTCIGSPAADEIKIVYNAKHLDYLQNRVI, from the coding sequence ATGCCCACGGTAACTTACCTAAACTACGAGGTACTCGACGACGAAGGATGGGAGATCGACGACGACGATCTCTTCGCAAACGCAGAAGATGCCGGTCTCGATGACGAGGACTTTGGCTCGCTCGACGTCAACGAAGGCGAGTACATCCTCGAAGCCGCCGAGGCACAGGGCTTTGATTGGCCCTTCTCGTGCCGCGCCGGTGCCTGTGCGAACTGTGCTGCCATCGTCAAAGAGGGCGAGATCGACATGGACATGCAGCAGATCCTCTCCGATGAGGAAGTCGACGACAAGAACGTTCGACTCACCTGTATCGGAAGCCCGGCCGCAGACGAGATCAAGATCGTCTACAACGCCAAACATCTCGACTACCTGCAGAACCGCGTTATCTAA
- the uvsE gene encoding UV DNA damage repair endonuclease UvsE — protein MSTNPTHAGEGETTDETTSPRFGYAALNRTLREEDVRTNRGMQKATFEDRGLDYAGELAESNCRGVRRVIEWNLENDIQFYRISSDLIPWYSQYDLADLPNSDTVLRLLSEIGALAETHDLRLTFHPDHFVKLASPTESVVDNSIVDLECHGDLMDAMGLSRTPYNSINIHIGAHYSDKEATAERFCEAVEQLSPAVSDRLTVENDDKESLWSVPELVESVHDEIGVPVVYDALHHQFTDRGLTGREALEQAVDTWPDNSRPIMHYSEPRRLHEADPTISPRNHSDYVAGPIQTHGETVDVMIEAKMKDQAVLQYRQQHRSD, from the coding sequence GTGTCGACTAATCCAACACACGCGGGCGAGGGGGAGACGACCGACGAGACGACAAGCCCACGGTTCGGCTATGCAGCATTAAACCGGACGCTTCGCGAGGAGGACGTGCGGACGAACCGCGGGATGCAGAAGGCGACGTTCGAAGACCGTGGCCTCGACTATGCGGGTGAACTGGCCGAATCGAACTGTCGTGGCGTTCGTCGCGTTATCGAGTGGAATCTCGAAAACGACATCCAGTTCTACCGGATCTCGTCGGACCTCATCCCGTGGTATAGCCAGTACGACCTCGCTGACCTCCCGAACAGCGACACCGTCCTGCGGCTGCTTTCGGAAATCGGTGCCCTCGCCGAGACACACGACCTGCGGCTCACCTTTCACCCCGATCATTTCGTCAAACTCGCCAGTCCCACTGAATCGGTGGTCGACAACTCCATCGTCGACCTCGAATGCCACGGCGACCTGATGGACGCGATGGGCCTCTCACGAACACCGTACAACTCGATCAACATCCACATCGGAGCTCATTACAGCGACAAGGAAGCGACTGCCGAGCGGTTCTGTGAGGCAGTCGAACAGCTGTCACCCGCTGTTAGTGACCGCCTAACGGTCGAAAACGACGACAAGGAGTCGTTGTGGAGCGTACCTGAACTCGTGGAATCGGTCCATGACGAGATCGGGGTCCCGGTCGTCTACGACGCCCTTCATCACCAGTTCACCGACCGGGGACTCACTGGCCGCGAGGCCCTCGAACAGGCGGTCGACACATGGCCTGACAACAGCCGACCGATCATGCATTACAGCGAACCCCGTCGACTTCACGAAGCCGACCCCACAATTTCGCCACGGAACCATTCGGACTACGTCGCAGGACCGATCCAGACCCACGGAGAGACGGTCGACGTGATGATCGAAGCCAAAATGAAAGATCAGGCCGTCCTGCAGTATCGACAACAGCACCGAAGCGACTGA
- a CDS encoding tetratricopeptide repeat protein, with protein MTDEPERRSHEFSEGQGVDNDHEEFTLDPETLSGDHTQIDPVDAHALADILDKRNISSDQVDVEELIDVGLSYMGINRFEEASETFERAARFADEDSLDAQEAWVNKGAAHGQLEEYGEAISAYKEALRIDDDSEHAASAETNLAYALWEYGRTEQALEHAERAVEIDPRFPQAWYNRGFFLSERGLYEDAVNAFDNAIRLGMRNVDILEEKALAHEELGEEEAAQEAIEQADEIRAAEEEEITEEF; from the coding sequence ATGACAGACGAGCCAGAGCGGCGATCTCATGAGTTCTCCGAGGGCCAAGGGGTCGACAATGACCACGAGGAGTTCACCCTCGATCCCGAGACGTTGTCGGGCGATCACACCCAGATCGACCCGGTCGACGCCCACGCACTCGCTGATATTCTTGACAAGCGTAATATTTCCTCGGATCAGGTCGACGTCGAAGAACTGATCGACGTTGGACTCTCCTATATGGGGATCAACCGCTTCGAGGAGGCAAGCGAAACCTTCGAGCGCGCGGCCCGATTTGCCGACGAAGATTCGCTGGATGCACAGGAGGCGTGGGTCAACAAGGGCGCGGCCCACGGCCAACTCGAAGAGTACGGCGAGGCGATCAGTGCCTACAAGGAGGCGCTCCGGATCGACGACGACTCCGAACATGCCGCCAGCGCCGAAACGAACCTTGCGTACGCGCTGTGGGAGTACGGCCGAACCGAACAGGCACTCGAACACGCCGAGCGCGCCGTCGAGATCGACCCACGCTTCCCACAGGCGTGGTACAATCGGGGATTCTTCCTCTCGGAGCGCGGCCTCTACGAGGACGCCGTCAACGCCTTCGACAACGCGATCCGGCTCGGCATGCGAAACGTCGACATTCTCGAAGAGAAAGCACTGGCACACGAAGAACTCGGCGAGGAGGAAGCCGCCCAGGAAGCCATCGAGCAGGCCGACGAGATTCGGGCGGCCGAGGAAGAAGAGATCACCGAGGAGTTCTAA
- a CDS encoding beta-propeller fold lactonase family protein, with translation MTDIDPTLYPNAESDNQPVDAVSRRRVLAGSTAAGAAATAGCLGGGDEPNREGSTVFVFNTGDGTVSLIDTATNEVVGTTHLGLSSSFPSNQYTPQLTDTDDTLWLNVDRGVRGLSAGSLSETARFDTGSGANWLEQTPDGQHLVVSAREPAHTLYRLDADPDSDSFGEQTGVIDRTSEGGRGDNDGPGPCDVTIHPDGQYAYVPDLYGDTLTVVDIPSFEIETQIEVDPVGEAPAEPWMGTISWDGARLLVEHNEGDAGSESIWDTSDPANPEEITRLTVDDGLGEGPLTSEIGPESEVGYVFTPGTNDISVVDLTAGEVTDRLDVGGSAFVGTWDPARETLYVPVQTTNEVAVVDHASRKITDTIAVGDSPYGATAATVRPQSDNTDALLAKLAQMGVFASTAETTYCIGECACGHQLERD, from the coding sequence ATGACAGACATCGATCCCACTCTGTATCCGAACGCCGAGAGCGACAATCAGCCAGTCGACGCCGTCTCTCGCAGGCGTGTGCTTGCGGGGTCGACTGCTGCCGGAGCCGCCGCAACTGCTGGCTGTCTCGGCGGGGGAGACGAACCCAACCGGGAGGGATCGACGGTGTTCGTTTTTAATACCGGTGACGGCACCGTGAGCCTCATCGACACCGCAACCAACGAGGTCGTCGGCACCACCCATCTGGGGCTGTCGTCGTCGTTCCCGTCGAACCAGTACACGCCCCAACTGACCGACACCGACGACACCCTGTGGCTCAACGTCGACCGGGGCGTCCGTGGACTCTCTGCTGGCTCGCTCAGTGAAACCGCACGCTTTGACACCGGCTCGGGAGCCAACTGGCTCGAACAGACGCCCGACGGACAACACCTTGTCGTCAGCGCCCGCGAGCCGGCCCACACGCTGTACCGTCTGGATGCCGACCCCGATTCTGACTCATTTGGCGAGCAGACCGGCGTGATCGACCGGACCTCGGAGGGTGGCCGCGGCGACAACGATGGACCGGGTCCCTGCGACGTGACGATCCATCCCGACGGCCAGTACGCCTACGTGCCGGATCTGTATGGCGACACGCTGACCGTGGTCGACATCCCGTCCTTCGAGATCGAAACCCAGATTGAGGTCGACCCGGTTGGCGAGGCTCCCGCCGAGCCGTGGATGGGGACGATCTCGTGGGACGGTGCTCGACTCCTCGTTGAACACAACGAAGGTGACGCCGGTAGCGAAAGCATCTGGGATACGAGTGACCCAGCCAATCCCGAAGAGATCACCCGGCTCACGGTCGACGACGGACTGGGTGAGGGACCACTCACCAGCGAAATCGGCCCCGAATCCGAGGTGGGCTACGTCTTCACGCCCGGCACAAACGATATCTCGGTCGTCGACCTCACAGCTGGCGAGGTCACCGACCGACTCGACGTCGGTGGCTCGGCGTTCGTCGGCACGTGGGACCCAGCGCGGGAAACACTGTATGTCCCAGTTCAGACGACCAACGAGGTGGCTGTGGTCGACCACGCGAGCCGGAAGATCACGGACACGATTGCAGTCGGTGACAGCCCCTACGGGGCGACTGCGGCCACGGTTCGGCCCCAGTCAGACAACACCGATGCGCTGCTGGCGAAATTGGCTCAGATGGGTGTGTTTGCGTCGACCGCAGAGACGACCTACTGCATCGGGGAGTGTGCCTGTGGCCACCAGTTAGAGCGCGACTAA
- a CDS encoding DUF424 domain-containing protein — translation MLLRERETPEGLLVSICDTDCLGETFVDDPVSLEVTEEFYGGEEAVEVDDAAVVDGLTRADVANIVGERAVSVAIEAGIVDEERVLEVEGTLHAQLLWM, via the coding sequence ATGCTCCTCCGTGAGCGGGAGACACCGGAGGGATTGCTGGTCTCAATCTGTGACACCGACTGTCTCGGTGAGACATTCGTCGACGACCCAGTGAGCCTTGAGGTGACCGAGGAGTTCTACGGCGGCGAGGAGGCCGTCGAGGTCGACGACGCAGCGGTCGTTGACGGACTCACACGGGCAGACGTCGCCAATATTGTGGGCGAGCGAGCGGTGTCGGTCGCTATCGAAGCCGGGATCGTCGACGAGGAACGTGTCTTGGAAGTAGAGGGCACACTGCATGCCCAACTGCTCTGGATGTAG